One window of the Ictidomys tridecemlineatus isolate mIctTri1 chromosome 11, mIctTri1.hap1, whole genome shotgun sequence genome contains the following:
- the Taf13 gene encoding transcription initiation factor TFIID subunit 13 isoform X2 — MADEEEDPTFEEENEEIGGGAEGGQGKRKRLFSKELRCMMYGFGDDQNPYTESVDILEDLVIEFITEMTHKAMSIGRQGRVQVEDIVFLIRKDPRKFARVKDLLTMNEELKRARKAFDEANYGS; from the exons ATGGCAGATGAGGAAGAAGACCCGACC TTTgaggaggaaaatgaagaaattggaGGAGGTGCAGAAGGTGGACAGGGTAAAAGAAAGAGACTTTTTTCTAAAGAAT TACGTTGTATGATGTATGGGTTTGGGGATGACCAGAATCCTTACACTGAGTCAGTGGATATTCTTGAAGATCTTGTCATAGAGTTCATCACTGAAATG ACTCACAAGGCAATGTCAATTGGAAGACAAGGTCGAGTACAAGTTGAAGATATCGTCTTCTTGATTCGAAAGGACCCAAGGAAGTTTGCTAGGGTTAAAGACTTGCTCACCATGAATGAAGAACTGAAACGAGCTAGAAAAGCATTTGATGAAGCAAACTACGGATCTTGA
- the Taf13 gene encoding transcription initiation factor TFIID subunit 13 isoform X1 yields the protein MRKKTRPSRRTQHLCLYVVLRIQPGPHACQFEEENEEIGGGAEGGQGKRKRLFSKELRCMMYGFGDDQNPYTESVDILEDLVIEFITEMTHKAMSIGRQGRVQVEDIVFLIRKDPRKFARVKDLLTMNEELKRARKAFDEANYGS from the exons ATGAGGAAGAAGACCCGACC ttctcgccggacccaacatctttgtttgtacgtggtgctgaggatccaaccggggccgcacgcatgccag TTTgaggaggaaaatgaagaaattggaGGAGGTGCAGAAGGTGGACAGGGTAAAAGAAAGAGACTTTTTTCTAAAGAAT TACGTTGTATGATGTATGGGTTTGGGGATGACCAGAATCCTTACACTGAGTCAGTGGATATTCTTGAAGATCTTGTCATAGAGTTCATCACTGAAATG ACTCACAAGGCAATGTCAATTGGAAGACAAGGTCGAGTACAAGTTGAAGATATCGTCTTCTTGATTCGAAAGGACCCAAGGAAGTTTGCTAGGGTTAAAGACTTGCTCACCATGAATGAAGAACTGAAACGAGCTAGAAAAGCATTTGATGAAGCAAACTACGGATCTTGA
- the Taf13 gene encoding transcription initiation factor TFIID subunit 13 isoform X3, protein MRKKTRPSRRTQHLCLYVVLRIQPGPHACQFEEENEEIGGGAEGGQGKRKRLFSKELRCMMYGFGDDQNPYTESVDILEDLVIEFITEMLFIKLESYGMYSLRTSFFC, encoded by the exons ATGAGGAAGAAGACCCGACC ttctcgccggacccaacatctttgtttgtacgtggtgctgaggatccaaccggggccgcacgcatgccag TTTgaggaggaaaatgaagaaattggaGGAGGTGCAGAAGGTGGACAGGGTAAAAGAAAGAGACTTTTTTCTAAAGAAT TACGTTGTATGATGTATGGGTTTGGGGATGACCAGAATCCTTACACTGAGTCAGTGGATATTCTTGAAGATCTTGTCATAGAGTTCATCACTGAAATG CTTTTTATAAAATTGGAATCGTATGGTATGTACAGTCTTAGAACCAGCTTTTTCTGTTAG